The following proteins are encoded in a genomic region of Pyricularia oryzae 70-15 chromosome 6, whole genome shotgun sequence:
- a CDS encoding L-ornithine 5-monooxygenase (L-ornithine N(5)-oxygenase) — protein MAPHAEEVLDSSMSSNTSRAPAMSGFSAFLNGSNGANGVNGHHRASNGSNGTNGTVHNGTHNKSRNVPRSQFVLPTPADELHDLICVGFGPASLAIAVAIHDALESRTLSEAPKVMFIEKQESFAWHAGMLLPGAKMQISFIKDMASLRDPRSHFTFLNYLHKNGRLVHFTNLDTFLPARVEYEDYLRWCASHFEDVVKYSNEAVSVRPEPTPAGGDSSVKIFEVVSRNTKTGVETRYRAKNVILALGGQASIPRTLSQAHPKVIHSSQYAHAVPRILRDTSAPYKVAVIGAGQSAAEIFSNVQTLYPNSRTWLVMKSEFLKPSDDSPFVNSIFNPEFVDNLYPRASSDRRHLIREAKATNYGVVRLELIEKLYELMYDQRRELGSDEKQWPHRIMNSRRVISCEPIKGDRLRLRVKPASATADEVEDLQADNGEEEEFDADLVVCATGYKRDAHVGMLQSMWGMLPQLNGAQSTPSEDRKYKVPVFDSWEVQPPADSEDQGTRSLSVGRDYKVRFAPDAVAPGSGVYLQGCCEGTHGLSDTLLSILSTRSGDIVNSIFGPSN, from the exons ATGGCTCCTCACGCCGAAGAAGTGCTAGACAGCAGCATGTCTTCCAATACTTCTCGGGCACCAGCCATGAGTGGGTTCTCTGCTTTTTTAAACGGCTCCAACGGCGCCAACGGTGTCAATGGACACCACAGAGCCAGTAATGGCAGCAATGGCACAAACGGTACAGTACACAACGGCACCCACAACAAGTCTCGGAACGTCCCCAGAAGCCAGTTTGTTCTGCCGACGCCAGCAGACGAGCTCCACGATCTGATTTGCGTGGGGTTTGGCCCCGCCAGCCTGGCCATCGCCGTTGCAATCCATGATGCTTTGGAGTCAAGGACGCTATCCGAGGCACCAAAAGTCATGTTCATCGAGAAGCAGGAGAGCTTTGCCTGGCATGCAGGCATGCTGCTTCCTGGCGCCAAAATGCAGATTTCTTTCATCAAGGACATGGCAAGTCTGCGCGATCCTCGCTCTCACTTTACCTTTCTCAACTACCTGCACAAGAATGGCCGCCTTGTCCACTTCACCAACCTTGATACTTTCCTGCCCGCGCGCGTTGAGTACGAGGACTACCTGAGGTGGTGTGCCAGTCATTTCGAAGACGTTGTCAAGTACAGCAACGAAGCCGTTTCGGTACGACCAGAGCCTACACCTGCTGGCGGCGACAGCTCCGTCAAGATCTTTGAGGTAGTCTCCAGGAACACCAAGACTGGTGTTGAGACACGATACCGTGCAAAGAACGTTATTCTGGCCCTGGGTGGACAGGCTTCTATCCCGAGGACCCTGTCCCAGGCTCACCCCAAGGTCATTCACTCATCTCAATACGCTCATGCTGTTCCCAGGATCCTCAGGGACACCAGCGCTCCGTACAAGGTTGCAGTCATTGGAGCCGGACAGAGTGCAGCCGAGATTTTCAGCAACGTTCAGACTCTCTATCCCAACTCCAGGACATGGTTGGTCATGAAGTCGGAGTTCCTCAAGCCTAGTGATGATTCACCATT CGTCAACTCCATCTTCAACCCCGAATTTGTGGATAATCTGTACCCACGGGCATCTAGTGACCGGCGCCACCTGATCAGGGAAGCCAAGGCAACAAACTACGGCGTTGTTCGCCTGGAGCTCATCGAGAAGCTATACGAGCTCATGTACGACCAGAGACGTGAGCTTGGAAGCGACGAGAAGCAATGGCCCCACCGCATCATGAACAGCCGCCGTGTGATCAGCTGTGAGCCCATCAAGGGTGACCGCCTACGTCTGAGGGTCAAGCCTGCGTCAGCGACCGCCGATGAGGTGGAAGACCTGCAGGCTGATAACGGCGAAGAGGAAGaattcgacgccgaccttgTGGTGTGCGCAACCGGCTACAAACGGGATGCACACGTCGGCATGCTGCAGAGCATGTGGGGAATGCTCCCTCAACTGAACGGCGCCCAGTCCACCCCCTCTGAAGACAGGAAATACAAGGTCCCCGTCTTCGACAGCTGGGAGGTGCAGCCGCCTGCAGATAGCGAGGACCAGGGCACAAGGTCGCTCTCGGTCGGGCGGGACTACAAGGTGCGCTTCGCGCCAGATGCCGTTGCTCCTGGCTCGGGTGTCTACCTCCAAGGCTGTTGCGAGGGTACACATGGT CTGAGCGATACGCTCTTGTCCATCCTATCTACGCGATCTGGAGACATTGTGAACTCTATCTTTGGGCCAAGTAACTGA